The following are encoded together in the Adhaeribacter arboris genome:
- a CDS encoding lysophospholipid acyltransferase family protein, whose amino-acid sequence MKKLPVRKRYYLLWWLLIAIAWLPFPVLYFISDGLYVLIYHIIGYRKKVVLQNLHRAFPEKSKAQHLKIAKRFYRNLTDIIIETIKLASISLPQLKKRVQILNPEIIEAETNKGNLVLALGGHQGNWEWAPSGGIPFLSCPIDVVYKPLSNSFFEAFVWHIRTRLGPDLVRMKDSLRHLIQYKNRPRLFCMLSDQTPPKSEIQYWTTFMNQDAGFFVGGEKLAKAFNMTVFFIHAQRVGRGYYHFKFIPMEPTEAALQTAFPLTEQFARMLENWIHENPADYLWSHRRWKHARPVGS is encoded by the coding sequence ATGAAGAAATTACCCGTCCGGAAACGGTATTATTTGCTTTGGTGGCTGTTGATAGCCATTGCTTGGCTGCCTTTCCCGGTTCTTTACTTTATTTCCGATGGATTATACGTTTTAATATACCATATAATTGGTTATCGCAAGAAAGTAGTTTTGCAGAATCTACATCGGGCTTTTCCGGAAAAGAGTAAGGCACAACATTTAAAAATTGCCAAACGGTTTTATCGTAACCTGACCGATATTATTATAGAAACCATAAAACTGGCTTCTATTTCGCTGCCGCAATTAAAAAAACGCGTACAAATACTTAATCCGGAGATAATTGAAGCGGAAACGAATAAAGGGAATTTGGTTTTAGCCCTGGGCGGCCACCAGGGAAATTGGGAATGGGCTCCTTCGGGCGGAATTCCTTTCTTAAGTTGCCCTATTGACGTGGTTTATAAACCTTTGAGCAATAGCTTTTTCGAAGCATTCGTGTGGCATATTCGTACCCGATTAGGTCCTGATTTAGTGCGCATGAAAGATAGTTTGCGGCATTTAATTCAATATAAAAATCGGCCGCGGCTTTTCTGTATGTTATCGGACCAAACCCCGCCCAAAAGCGAAATTCAGTATTGGACTACCTTTATGAACCAGGATGCCGGTTTTTTTGTAGGCGGCGAAAAACTAGCCAAGGCTTTTAATATGACGGTGTTTTTTATTCATGCGCAACGAGTGGGCCGGGGTTATTACCATTTTAAATTTATTCCGATGGAGCCCACCGAAGCCGCTTTACAAACAGCCTTTCCCCTGACGGAACAATTTGCCCGCATGCTGGAAAACTGGATTCACGAAAACCCCGCCGATTATCTTTGGTCGCACCGTCGCTGGAAACATGCCCGCCCGGTGGGCAGTTGA
- a CDS encoding acyl-CoA carboxylase subunit beta codes for MADTTGLSKIEILEQKNAEALLGGGQARINAQHAKGKLTARERVDLFLDPGSFEEIGKFVMHRSKDFGLDKEYYLGDGVVTGYGTVNGRLVYVFSQDFTVFGGSLSETHAEKIVKIMDLAMKNGAPVIGLNDSGGARIQEGVVSLGGYADIFYKNTLASGVIPQISAVMGPCAGGAVYSPAITDFILMVENTSYMFVTGPNVVKTVTHENVTSEELGGASTHSMKSGVTHFSCANEVECLNTIKKLISYIPQNCEDTTPPLPYDSKEEETRPELNNIIPDNPNQPYDIREVITGIIDTDSFLEVHQNFGENIVVGFARLAGRSIGIVGNQPAVLAGVLDINASTKAARFVRFCDCFNIPLLVLEDVPGFLPGTDQEWRGIITNGAKLLYAFCEATVPRITVITRKAYGGAYDVMNSKHIGADLNYAWPTAEIAVMGAKGAAEIIFKREIAADPDPEAKLAEKVEEYQKKFATPYRAAHRGFIDEVILPEQTRAKLIKAFKMLENKVDQLPRKKHGNIPL; via the coding sequence ATGGCAGACACAACCGGCTTAAGTAAAATAGAAATTTTAGAACAAAAGAACGCGGAGGCTTTATTAGGTGGGGGCCAAGCCCGCATTAATGCTCAACACGCTAAAGGGAAACTTACTGCCCGCGAGCGGGTTGATTTATTTCTGGATCCAGGCTCTTTTGAAGAAATCGGAAAATTTGTCATGCATCGCTCCAAAGATTTTGGCCTGGACAAAGAGTATTATTTAGGTGATGGGGTGGTAACCGGTTATGGCACGGTAAACGGCAGATTGGTATACGTATTTTCGCAGGATTTTACCGTCTTTGGCGGTTCTCTTTCCGAAACTCACGCCGAGAAAATAGTTAAGATCATGGATTTAGCCATGAAGAACGGGGCTCCGGTAATTGGCTTGAATGATTCCGGTGGAGCCCGTATTCAGGAAGGAGTGGTTTCATTGGGTGGGTACGCCGATATTTTTTACAAAAATACTTTAGCATCCGGTGTAATACCCCAGATTTCTGCCGTAATGGGGCCTTGCGCGGGAGGTGCCGTTTATTCGCCGGCCATTACAGATTTTATTTTAATGGTCGAGAATACCTCTTATATGTTTGTAACTGGCCCTAATGTGGTAAAAACCGTAACCCACGAAAATGTAACTTCCGAAGAATTAGGTGGAGCCAGCACGCACAGTATGAAAAGTGGGGTAACACATTTTTCTTGTGCCAACGAGGTAGAGTGCCTGAATACCATAAAAAAATTAATTAGTTATATTCCCCAAAACTGCGAAGATACCACGCCCCCTCTCCCCTACGATTCTAAGGAAGAAGAAACCCGTCCGGAATTAAATAACATTATTCCGGATAATCCTAACCAACCTTACGATATTCGGGAAGTAATTACAGGTATCATCGATACCGATTCCTTTCTAGAAGTACACCAAAACTTTGGGGAAAACATTGTAGTAGGATTTGCCCGTTTAGCCGGCCGCAGCATTGGTATTGTGGGAAATCAACCCGCGGTTTTAGCCGGGGTTTTAGACATAAATGCCAGCACCAAAGCGGCGCGTTTTGTACGATTTTGCGATTGCTTTAATATACCCTTACTTGTGCTGGAAGATGTACCGGGATTTTTACCGGGCACCGACCAAGAATGGCGGGGCATTATAACAAATGGAGCTAAATTATTGTATGCTTTCTGTGAAGCCACGGTTCCCCGTATTACAGTTATTACGCGCAAAGCCTACGGCGGTGCCTACGATGTTATGAACTCTAAACATATTGGGGCTGATTTAAATTATGCCTGGCCTACGGCCGAAATTGCGGTAATGGGTGCTAAAGGTGCCGCCGAAATTATATTTAAGCGCGAGATTGCGGCAGATCCGGATCCGGAAGCCAAACTGGCCGAAAAAGTGGAAGAATACCAGAAGAAATTTGCTACTCCTTACCGGGCAGCTCACCGGGGATTTATTGATGAAGTAATTTTGCCGGAGCAAACGCGGGCTAAATTAATAAAAGCATTTAAGATGTTGGAAAACAAAGTAGACCAGCTTCCCCGTAAAAAGCACGGGAATATACCTTTGTAG
- a CDS encoding ATP-dependent Clp protease ATP-binding subunit, translated as MEAKFSNRVKEVISLSREEAIRLGHDYIGTEHLLLGMIREGEGTAITLLKKLGISIDELKYALEQATRNTASPGTSITGSIPLTKQTEKVLKITYLEAKIFKSDIIGTEHLLLSILRDEDNISSQTLAKFNVNYETIRDSLDYQNNNPMASSDTDDNDDNDKLFGSSSSKGSTAKKPGEKSRTPVLDNFGRDLTKLAEEDKLDPIVGREKEIERVAQVLSRRKKNNPILIGEPGVGKTAIAEGLALRIVQKKVSRVLFNKRVVTLDLASLVAGTKYRGQFEERMKAVMNELEKSPDVILFIDELHTIVGAGGASGSLDASNMFKPALARGEIQCIGATTLDEYRQYIEKDGALARRFQIVMVDPTSPEETIEILNNIKDKYQDHHHVLYTDKAIEACVKLSDRYMSDRFLPDKAIDILDEAGARVHINNIIVPEDILKLEEQIENIKTEKNRVVKSQKYEEAAQLRDKEKKLIDQLDAAKRSWEEETKKKRYTVKEENVAEVIAMMTGIPVKRIAQKEGVKLLNMGEELRGRVIGQDKAIAQLVKAIQRTRVGLKDPKKPIGSFVFLGPTGVGKTELAKVLATYLFDKEDALVRIDMSEYMEKFSVSRLVGAPPGYVGYEEGGQLTEKIRRKPYSVVLLDEIEKAHPDIYNLLLQVLDDGILTDGLGRKVDFRNTIIIMTSNIGARDLQDFGAGIGFASKAKQENMDEIMKGTIASALKKTFSPEFMNRLDDVIVFNSLNREDIHKIIDISLGKLLHRVDALGYKIELTDKAKDFVAEKGYDPKYGARPLNRAIQKYLEDPIAEEILKAELTHGDTIIIDHEEGKETLTFQSKNSGKGTTDKKDELPETEPRTTDPKATE; from the coding sequence ATGGAAGCTAAATTCTCAAACCGAGTAAAAGAGGTCATCTCGCTTAGCCGTGAAGAAGCTATTCGACTTGGTCATGATTATATAGGTACAGAACACTTGCTTTTAGGTATGATTCGCGAAGGCGAAGGTACTGCTATTACCTTGCTGAAAAAACTGGGTATTTCGATCGACGAGTTGAAGTATGCTTTAGAGCAGGCTACCCGTAATACGGCGAGCCCCGGCACCAGCATCACTGGCAGCATTCCGCTCACGAAACAAACCGAAAAGGTATTGAAGATTACTTACCTGGAAGCCAAAATATTTAAAAGCGATATTATTGGCACCGAACATTTATTGCTCTCCATCCTGCGGGATGAAGATAACATATCTTCGCAAACTTTAGCCAAATTTAACGTGAACTACGAAACCATAAGAGATTCCTTGGATTATCAAAACAATAATCCCATGGCGTCTTCCGATACCGACGACAACGACGACAACGATAAATTATTTGGCAGCAGCTCCAGCAAAGGTAGTACTGCCAAAAAACCTGGCGAAAAATCCCGGACTCCCGTATTGGATAACTTTGGTCGCGATTTAACCAAATTGGCCGAAGAAGACAAACTTGACCCCATAGTAGGCCGCGAAAAAGAAATCGAACGCGTTGCCCAGGTACTAAGTCGGCGTAAAAAGAACAACCCGATTTTAATTGGGGAACCCGGGGTAGGTAAAACCGCTATCGCCGAAGGTTTAGCCTTACGTATTGTGCAGAAAAAGGTATCGCGCGTGTTGTTTAACAAACGCGTCGTTACTTTGGATCTAGCTTCTTTGGTTGCTGGCACCAAATACCGGGGTCAGTTCGAAGAGCGTATGAAAGCCGTGATGAACGAATTGGAAAAATCACCGGATGTAATTTTGTTCATTGATGAGCTGCATACCATTGTGGGTGCGGGTGGCGCTTCTGGCTCCTTAGATGCCAGCAACATGTTTAAACCGGCTCTGGCTCGCGGCGAAATTCAATGCATCGGGGCTACTACCTTAGATGAATACCGTCAGTACATCGAGAAAGATGGCGCTTTAGCCCGTCGTTTCCAGATTGTAATGGTAGATCCAACATCGCCGGAAGAAACCATCGAGATTCTGAACAACATTAAAGATAAATACCAGGATCACCACCACGTATTGTACACCGACAAAGCGATTGAGGCTTGCGTGAAGTTATCAGATCGTTACATGAGTGACCGTTTCTTACCAGACAAAGCGATTGATATCTTGGACGAAGCGGGTGCCCGCGTACACATTAACAACATTATAGTACCGGAAGATATTCTAAAACTCGAAGAGCAAATTGAGAATATCAAAACTGAGAAAAACCGGGTAGTAAAATCGCAGAAATACGAAGAAGCGGCTCAGTTGCGCGATAAAGAGAAAAAATTAATCGATCAGTTGGATGCCGCTAAAAGAAGCTGGGAAGAAGAAACCAAGAAGAAACGTTATACCGTTAAGGAAGAAAACGTGGCCGAAGTAATCGCTATGATGACAGGTATTCCGGTAAAACGTATTGCTCAGAAAGAAGGTGTAAAACTGTTGAACATGGGCGAAGAACTGCGTGGTAGAGTTATCGGTCAGGATAAAGCCATTGCGCAGTTAGTAAAAGCCATTCAGCGCACCCGGGTAGGTTTGAAAGATCCGAAAAAGCCAATTGGTTCTTTTGTATTCTTAGGTCCGACCGGGGTAGGTAAAACCGAGTTAGCTAAAGTTCTCGCTACTTATTTGTTCGATAAAGAGGATGCTTTAGTTCGGATTGACATGAGCGAATACATGGAGAAATTCAGCGTATCGCGCTTAGTGGGAGCGCCTCCTGGCTACGTAGGTTACGAAGAAGGTGGTCAGTTAACCGAGAAAATCCGTCGGAAACCGTATTCAGTGGTATTATTAGATGAGATTGAGAAAGCGCATCCGGATATTTATAACTTATTGTTACAAGTACTGGATGATGGTATTTTAACGGATGGTTTAGGCCGTAAGGTAGATTTTCGGAATACCATTATCATTATGACGTCGAACATTGGAGCCCGCGATTTACAGGATTTTGGCGCGGGTATCGGTTTCGCCTCTAAAGCCAAGCAAGAAAACATGGACGAAATCATGAAAGGCACTATCGCCAGTGCGCTGAAGAAAACCTTCTCGCCGGAATTTATGAACCGTCTGGACGATGTAATTGTGTTTAACTCGCTTAATCGCGAAGATATTCATAAAATCATCGATATTTCGTTGGGCAAATTGCTGCACCGCGTGGATGCCTTAGGGTACAAAATTGAATTAACGGATAAAGCTAAAGATTTTGTAGCCGAAAAAGGTTATGATCCTAAGTACGGTGCTCGTCCGTTGAACCGGGCGATTCAGAAATACCTGGAAGATCCGATTGCCGAAGAAATTCTGAAAGCGGAATTGACCCACGGCGATACCATTATCATCGACCACGAAGAAGGCAAGGAAACTTTAACGTTCCAGTCGAAGAACAGTGGTAAAGGCACTACCGATAAAAAAGATGAATTGCCGGAAACGGAGCCTAGAACTACGGATCCAAAAGCAACCGAGTAA
- a CDS encoding WbqC family protein, with product MPLLSEIHYNPCIAYFQRVNKTDEIWLEQHEHYLKQSYRNRCSILTAQGVKDLTIPVKKGNRKTLITEVEIDYDQKWLNTHWRTIKSGYGSAPYFTYYSDLLQQILEQRVPTLFGLNEALLNFYLKSLQIRKPITYTKEYITLYPNGVLDLRNQIHPKKKSAILDIKPYQQVFGKQFAPNLSIIDLLFSQGPAAKNYL from the coding sequence ATGCCGCTATTATCTGAAATTCATTATAACCCGTGTATTGCTTATTTTCAGCGGGTAAATAAAACCGATGAAATCTGGCTCGAACAGCACGAGCATTACCTAAAACAAAGTTATCGCAATCGCTGTTCTATTTTAACGGCACAAGGCGTAAAAGATTTAACTATCCCGGTAAAAAAAGGCAACCGTAAAACATTAATAACAGAAGTTGAAATTGATTACGACCAGAAATGGCTAAATACCCACTGGCGAACTATTAAATCGGGCTACGGGAGCGCTCCTTATTTTACTTACTACAGCGATTTATTACAACAAATTTTAGAGCAGCGCGTTCCTACATTATTCGGGTTAAATGAAGCTCTTTTAAACTTTTATCTAAAAAGTTTGCAAATCCGCAAACCTATTACCTACACAAAGGAGTATATCACTTTGTACCCAAACGGGGTACTAGACTTACGAAATCAGATTCACCCGAAGAAGAAGTCTGCCATTTTGGACATTAAACCTTACCAACAGGTGTTTGGCAAACAATTTGCCCCTAATTTGAGTATAATTGATTTGTTGTTTTCACAAGGTCCAGCAGCGAAAAACTACCTGTAA
- a CDS encoding MerR family transcriptional regulator: MERYSVKKLAALAGVSVRTLHLYDQIGLLKPSIRTEKKYRMYGKAEALRLQQILFYKELQMPLKEIAEILDDPHFNTLSALELHKKELQQRKKRLDTLLQTIDKTIDHLKNKTMLSTEELYEGLPKETTETWRKEAQEKWGSAFEHSENHLRNKTKPDFERLKEQANANLKKLLSLMNEEPTSEKVQKEIAEHYEIIREFWGTSATPDKQAKAYAGLGDLYVSDERYTSQEGKPNPVFAQFLNKAMKHFAKQLK, encoded by the coding sequence GTGGAACGTTATTCTGTAAAAAAGCTGGCTGCATTGGCGGGGGTAAGTGTCCGGACGCTTCACCTTTACGACCAAATCGGTTTACTCAAACCCTCTATCCGTACCGAGAAAAAATACCGGATGTACGGAAAGGCGGAGGCCTTACGGTTGCAGCAAATACTCTTTTACAAAGAATTACAAATGCCTTTAAAAGAGATTGCGGAAATTCTAGACGATCCGCACTTTAATACTTTGTCGGCGTTAGAACTTCATAAAAAAGAACTACAGCAACGAAAAAAACGGCTGGACACCTTATTGCAAACCATTGACAAAACGATTGATCACCTAAAAAACAAAACCATGTTATCTACCGAAGAATTATACGAAGGTTTACCCAAGGAAACTACCGAAACGTGGCGAAAAGAAGCCCAGGAAAAATGGGGTTCCGCGTTCGAACATTCTGAAAACCACCTGCGCAACAAAACAAAACCTGATTTTGAACGCTTAAAAGAACAGGCCAATGCCAATCTGAAGAAACTTTTAAGTTTAATGAACGAAGAACCAACGAGCGAAAAAGTACAAAAGGAAATTGCCGAGCATTACGAAATTATTCGGGAGTTTTGGGGAACATCAGCCACCCCAGACAAACAGGCAAAGGCGTATGCCGGTTTAGGCGACTTATACGTAAGCGATGAGCGTTATACTAGTCAGGAAGGTAAACCGAACCCGGTTTTTGCTCAGTTCCTAAACAAAGCGATGAAGCATTTTGCCAAACAGCTAAAATAA
- a CDS encoding ABC transporter substrate-binding protein, which translates to MLVRDQMGFEVEVPSRPQRIISLVPSQTELLFDLGLGEQMVGITKFCIHPAEKVKNKTIIGGTKNFHFDVINALQPDFIIGNKEENYRDGILQLKENYPVWMSDISNLAEALEMMQQIGLVTNTAVAAEKLTQKIKTFFQKINSTLDLPTAYFIWRKPYMSVGPDTFIHEMLKICGFLNAFSAYNRYPEINAEQLQAANPTLILLSSEPYPFKEKHIQEFRNICPHAIVKLVDGELFSWYGSRLQYSAEYFENLVEEVKAELNFKNSNCRNDKSANQPL; encoded by the coding sequence ATGTTAGTAAGAGATCAGATGGGCTTCGAAGTGGAAGTACCTAGCCGGCCCCAACGCATTATTTCGTTAGTTCCTTCGCAAACAGAGCTATTATTTGATTTGGGTTTAGGTGAACAAATGGTAGGAATTACTAAATTTTGCATCCACCCGGCCGAAAAAGTTAAAAATAAAACGATTATTGGCGGGACCAAGAACTTTCATTTTGATGTAATAAATGCCTTACAACCGGATTTTATTATTGGCAACAAAGAAGAAAATTACCGAGATGGTATTTTACAATTAAAAGAAAATTACCCGGTTTGGATGAGTGATATTTCTAACCTGGCAGAAGCATTAGAAATGATGCAACAAATTGGCCTTGTTACCAACACCGCCGTCGCCGCGGAAAAGCTTACGCAAAAAATAAAGACTTTTTTTCAAAAAATTAACTCTACTCTTGATTTACCCACGGCATATTTTATCTGGCGAAAGCCTTATATGAGTGTGGGTCCGGATACCTTCATCCATGAAATGTTGAAAATTTGTGGTTTCCTGAATGCTTTTAGCGCCTACAACCGCTATCCGGAAATTAATGCTGAACAGCTACAAGCCGCTAATCCTACATTAATTTTACTATCATCGGAGCCTTACCCATTCAAAGAAAAACACATCCAAGAATTCCGAAATATTTGCCCGCATGCAATAGTCAAGCTAGTGGATGGTGAGCTCTTCTCGTGGTACGGCAGTCGTCTGCAATATTCGGCGGAGTATTTTGAGAATTTAGTGGAAGAAGTAAAAGCCGAGCTAAACTTTAAGAACTCAAATTGCCGGAATGATAAATCTGCCAACCAACCCTTATAA
- a CDS encoding M42 family metallopeptidase encodes MRQESFDFLQKYLNTAAPTGFEAEGQKIWLDYLKPYIEEYFVDTYGTVVGVINPESEYKVVIEAHADEISWFVNYITDQGYIYVRRNGGSDALIAPSKRVNIHTRKGIVKAVFGWPAIHVRKVEQDKAPAIETIFLDCGANSREEVENLGIHVGSVITFEDEVMVLNEKYLVGRALDNRIGGFMIAEVARMLRENKKKLPFGLYIVNAVQEEIGLRGAEMIAHRIKPNVALITDVTHDTQAPMYEKKVSGDIYCGKGPVITYGPAVQNNLRDMLFDVAQKTEIPFQRAAATRSTGTDTDAFAYSNEGVASALISLPLKYMHTTVETVHFDDVENVSKLMYEFLIQLSAGYDFRYLS; translated from the coding sequence ATGCGACAGGAAAGCTTTGATTTTTTACAGAAATACTTAAATACGGCAGCCCCAACGGGATTTGAAGCGGAAGGTCAGAAAATTTGGCTCGACTATTTAAAGCCCTACATTGAGGAATATTTTGTAGATACGTACGGTACCGTAGTAGGGGTAATAAATCCGGAGTCAGAATATAAAGTTGTTATTGAAGCGCATGCCGACGAAATTAGTTGGTTTGTTAATTATATTACCGATCAAGGGTACATTTACGTCCGTCGCAACGGCGGCTCGGATGCTTTAATTGCTCCTTCTAAACGTGTTAACATTCACACTCGTAAAGGTATCGTAAAAGCAGTTTTTGGCTGGCCGGCTATCCACGTTCGCAAAGTAGAGCAGGATAAAGCCCCCGCTATCGAAACCATTTTCCTGGATTGCGGTGCTAATTCCCGCGAAGAAGTAGAAAACCTGGGAATACACGTGGGTTCGGTTATTACCTTCGAGGACGAAGTAATGGTATTAAACGAAAAATACCTGGTAGGCCGCGCGCTCGATAATCGTATCGGGGGTTTTATGATTGCCGAAGTAGCCCGAATGCTGCGGGAAAATAAGAAGAAATTACCTTTTGGCTTGTATATCGTAAACGCCGTGCAGGAAGAAATCGGCTTACGAGGCGCCGAGATGATTGCTCACCGCATAAAACCCAATGTAGCGCTCATCACGGATGTAACCCACGATACGCAAGCGCCCATGTACGAGAAAAAAGTAAGTGGCGATATTTATTGCGGCAAGGGCCCGGTAATTACGTACGGTCCGGCGGTGCAGAACAATCTACGCGACATGCTCTTCGACGTGGCCCAGAAAACCGAAATACCTTTCCAACGAGCCGCCGCCACCCGCAGTACCGGCACCGACACCGATGCCTTTGCTTATTCGAACGAGGGAGTTGCTTCCGCTTTAATTTCGTTGCCTCTTAAGTACATGCATACTACCGTAGAAACGGTTCACTTCGACGATGTAGAAAACGTTTCCAAATTAATGTATGAATTTTTAATTCAGTTATCAGCTGGTTACGATTTCCGGTATTTGAGTTAA
- the aroA gene encoding 3-phosphoshikimate 1-carboxyvinyltransferase yields the protein MSHSGIIISHSTGVLRGSVNLPASKSESNRAQIINALSGGMSTLDNLSEANDTKVITRLLQSAAEELNAEDAGTVMRFMTAYLAVTDQRKIITGTARMQQRPIKVLVDALHQLGAKIEYLGQEGYPPLKFNGIDRQQDYPATLQVRGDISSQYVSALLMVAPLFPQGLTLELQGKIGSRPYILMTLSLMKHFGVKGTFDGTTITIPPQKYHVNQYTIESDWSGASYWYSMVALAPEATVELKGLRSESFQGDSVIATIMEHLGVRTTYVGGEVILTKSDKLEPFRFDFTDCPDLAQTVAVVAVAKGMAVEMTGLESLRIKETDRIAALQQELAKIGGGLEDKSGGLFRVKPASTISNNPVFKTYEDHRMAMALAPIALLTPITIEEPAVVKKSYPGFWQDLTQLGFTIQNVEK from the coding sequence ATGAGCCATTCTGGAATAATTATTTCGCATTCTACCGGGGTACTCCGCGGGTCGGTTAACTTACCCGCTTCGAAAAGTGAGAGTAACCGGGCCCAAATAATTAATGCGCTTTCGGGCGGAATGTCTACACTCGATAATTTGTCCGAAGCGAACGATACCAAAGTAATTACCCGATTGTTACAATCCGCAGCCGAAGAATTAAACGCCGAAGATGCGGGCACCGTCATGCGTTTTATGACCGCTTACCTGGCGGTAACGGATCAACGGAAAATAATAACCGGAACAGCCCGTATGCAGCAGCGCCCGATTAAAGTATTGGTAGATGCCTTGCACCAACTCGGAGCCAAAATTGAGTACCTGGGTCAGGAAGGTTATCCGCCTTTAAAATTTAACGGCATTGATCGGCAACAAGATTATCCTGCTACGTTACAAGTGCGCGGGGATATTAGCAGCCAATACGTTTCGGCTTTATTGATGGTAGCCCCGCTTTTTCCGCAAGGATTAACGCTGGAATTACAAGGTAAAATTGGTTCGCGGCCTTACATTCTCATGACTTTATCGCTGATGAAGCATTTTGGGGTGAAAGGCACTTTTGATGGAACTACAATCACCATTCCGCCGCAAAAATACCACGTGAACCAGTACACCATTGAATCGGACTGGTCAGGCGCCAGTTATTGGTACAGCATGGTAGCCCTGGCGCCGGAAGCTACCGTTGAATTAAAAGGTCTCCGTTCCGAGTCATTCCAGGGCGATAGTGTCATTGCCACGATTATGGAGCATTTGGGGGTGCGCACAACGTACGTAGGAGGAGAAGTAATTTTAACCAAAAGCGATAAATTAGAGCCGTTCCGCTTTGATTTTACCGATTGCCCGGATTTAGCTCAAACAGTTGCGGTGGTGGCGGTAGCCAAAGGTATGGCCGTAGAAATGACTGGTCTGGAAAGTTTACGCATTAAAGAAACCGACCGGATTGCCGCCCTACAACAAGAATTAGCTAAAATTGGCGGCGGCCTGGAAGATAAAAGCGGTGGATTATTCAGAGTGAAACCAGCCAGTACTATTTCCAATAATCCGGTTTTTAAAACGTACGAAGACCACCGAATGGCAATGGCTTTAGCGCCCATTGCTTTACTTACACCCATTACCATAGAAGAACCCGCAGTGGTAAAAAAATCTTACCCTGGTTTTTGGCAGGATTTAACACAACTAGGTTTTACAATTCAAAACGTAGAGAAATAA
- a CDS encoding L-threonylcarbamoyladenylate synthase, which translates to MANATLLKIHPDNPPLNKIMQVVDILRKGGIVIYPTDTIYGMGCDLHNARALERLCQLKGIKPDKANLSFICADLTHIADYARNISTSVYKVMKKALPGPFTFVLEASSKVPRLGGIRKKTVGIRVPDNQIPLCIVRELGNPIISTSIHDDDEIIEYATDPELIYEKFRHLVDAVVDGGYGKNVPSTVVICEDEQFEVLRQGAGDIANFV; encoded by the coding sequence ATGGCAAATGCTACTTTATTAAAAATTCATCCGGATAATCCGCCTCTGAACAAAATTATGCAGGTGGTAGATATTCTACGCAAAGGAGGAATTGTAATTTACCCTACTGATACCATCTACGGAATGGGTTGTGATTTGCATAATGCCCGAGCTTTAGAACGGCTTTGTCAACTCAAAGGCATTAAACCCGATAAAGCCAATTTGTCTTTTATTTGTGCCGACCTGACGCATATTGCTGATTATGCCCGTAATATTTCTACTTCGGTTTACAAAGTAATGAAAAAAGCCCTTCCGGGTCCTTTTACTTTTGTACTGGAAGCAAGCAGCAAAGTACCCCGACTCGGGGGCATCCGCAAAAAAACCGTTGGTATCCGGGTACCGGATAATCAGATTCCATTATGCATTGTCCGGGAACTAGGTAATCCCATTATTTCAACCTCTATCCACGACGACGATGAAATAATCGAATATGCTACTGATCCGGAGCTAATTTATGAAAAATTTCGGCATTTAGTAGATGCCGTAGTAGATGGGGGCTACGGCAAGAACGTACCCTCTACGGTTGTTATTTGCGAAGATGAGCAGTTTGAGGTTCTTCGGCAGGGAGCCGGCGATATAGCAAACTTCGTTTGA